The DNA segment GCCGCACCAAGTCGCCCAAAAATCCACCAGCACTACTTTGCCCTTGTACGCAGCGATGGAAAGAGGTTTGCCGTCCAAGTCCTGCACTTCGAAGTCCGGGAACTTCGCGCCTTCCACCAAGCCCTCGCGAACTTTTTTGGCCGCTTCCTGCTTGCGCATCATCTCCGCCGGTTTGGTGTCCGGAAATTCCTTCAGCAATTGTGCCAGATACGCTTCGCCCTTCTTTTCGTCGTGGAAAATTTGCGAGTATAACTGGGCTTTGATCAGCAACACCTGGGCGACTTCATCCGTTTTCTCGCTTTTGTGTTTTTCCAGCAAGGTGTCGAGTGCCTTCAATTCATCCGTGAAGTTGGCCTCGGTGCGGTCTCCGCCCTTCACCTTGGCTTGCACCTTGGTGAGAATGGCCTTGATCTCCTGGCTCACTTCGCCGGTCTCGGCGGTGGCGGTTGGTTGCCAAGCCAGCCACAGACCGACCATGGCGAGGATGGTGAAAAGTTTGATTTTCATGGTTTCAAATTGGTTTGATGTTTTGCGCGTTGCAACGCAACCAGCAGAACACCGCCATTTCCCGCCAGCAAGGATTATCTCTGGCTTTTTTGGGGGGACAATTTCGGGCGCGAGCCGGCCGGTTTTGGCGCTCAGGCCAGCAACTCTTGAATTTCCTCCCAGCTCAGCGTGCTGGCGAATGTCTCTTCACCGCCCACCGTGGCGGCGATCACGTCCCG comes from the Verrucomicrobiia bacterium genome and includes:
- a CDS encoding TlpA family protein disulfide reductase, which gives rise to MKIKLFTILAMVGLWLAWQPTATAETGEVSQEIKAILTKVQAKVKGGDRTEANFTDELKALDTLLEKHKSEKTDEVAQVLLIKAQLYSQIFHDEKKGEAYLAQLLKEFPDTKPAEMMRKQEAAKKVREGLVEGAKFPDFEVQDLDGKPLSIAAYKGKVVLVDFWATWCGPCVAELPNVLKAYEKHHAAGFEIVGISLDSDRAKLDKFIKDKKMPWQQFFDGQGWNNKLSTQYGVNSIPATYLLDGNGTILAKNLRGEALEQALAKVLTKK